From the genome of Canis lupus familiaris isolate Mischka breed German Shepherd chromosome 8, alternate assembly UU_Cfam_GSD_1.0, whole genome shotgun sequence, one region includes:
- the BEGAIN gene encoding brain-enriched guanylate kinase-associated protein isoform X16 — MGSHQSSQASAADMEKLRLRSPWVPSCLGQPRILQGRLARSSPSLWDSALQEQKGELRKRLSYTTHKLEKLETEFDSTRHYLEIELRRAQEELEKVTEKLRRIQSNYMALQRINQELEDKLYRMGQHYEEEKRALSHEIVALNSHLLEAKVTIDKLSEDNELYRKDCNLAAQLLQCSQTYGRVHKVSEERVSLHMEKHGCSLPSPLCHPAYADSVPTCVIAKVLEKPDPSSLSSRLSDASARDLAFREGVEKQGPRPPYKGDIYCSDTALYCPEERRRSRRPSVDAPVSDVGFLRAQNSTDSAAEDEEEAEAEAAAFPAGFRHEAFPGYAASLPTSSSYSSFSATSEEKEHAQASTLTASQQAIYLNSRDELFDRKPPAAAAAAAYEGSPRFAKAAAGVAAPLEAEVAPGFARTVSPYPAEPFRFPASPGPRQALMPPNLWSLRAKPGSARLPGEDARGQWRPLSVEDVGAYSYPAPAAGRASPCSFSERYYGSGGGSPSKKAEGRASPLYASYKADSFSEGDDLSQGHLAEPRFLRAGGDLSLSPGRAADPLPGYAPSPGDAERLGVQLCGPGGRPEPEHSPHSSRDSLEPSSMEASPEMHPAARLSPQPAFPRTGGSGLSRKDSLTKAQLYGTLLN; from the exons ATGGGCAGTCATCAGTCTTCCCAG GCCTCTGCCGCAGACATGGAGAAACTCAG GCTGCGCAGCCCCTGGGTGCCCTCGTGCCTCGGGCAGCCCCGCATCCTGCAGGGCCGACTGGCCAGGTCCTCGCCCTCGCTCTGGGACAG CGCGCTGCAGGAGCAGAAGGGCGAGCTGCGCAAGCGGCTGTCCTACACCACGCACAAGCTCGAGAAGCTCGAGACCGAGTTCGACTCCACGCGCCACTACCTGGAGATCGAGCTGCGGCGCGCGCAGGAGGAGCTCGAGAAGGTCACCGAGAAGCTGCGCAG GATTCAGAGCAACTACATGGCGCTGCAGAGGATCAACCAGGAGCTGGAAGACAAGCTGTACCGCATG ggccAGCACTATGAAGAAGAGAAGCGAGCGCTGAGCCACGAGATCGTTGCCCTCAACAGCCACCTGCTGGAGGCCAAGGTGACCATCGACAAGCTGTCGGAGGACAAT GAGCTCTACAGGAAGGACTGCAATCTAGCGGCGCAGCTCCTTCAGTGCAGCCAGACCTACGGCAGGGTCCATAAGGTGTCTGAG GAGCGCGTGAGCCTGCACATGGAGAAGCACGGCTGCAGCCTGCCCTCCCCGCTCTGCCACCCGGCCTATGCCGACAGCGTCCCCACCTGCGTCATCGCCAAGGTGCTGGAGAAGCCCGACCCCAGCAGCCTGTCCTCGCGCCTGTCGGACGCCTCGGCCCGCGACCTGGCCTTTCGGGAGGGGGTGGAGAAGCAGGGCCCGCGGCCCCCCTACAAGGGCGACATCTACTGCAGCGACACGGCCCTCTACTGCCCCGAGGAGCGGCGGCGCTCCCGGCGGCCCAGCGTGGACGCGCCCGTGAGCGACGTGGGCTTCCTGCGGGCCCAGAACTCCACCGACAGCGCGGCCGAGGACGAGgaggaggccgaggccgaggcggCCGCCTTCCCCGCGGGCTTCCGGCACGAGGCCTTCCCGGGCTACGCGGCCTCCCTGCCCACGTCCAGCTCCTACTCGAGCTTCAGCGCCACGTCGGAGGAGAAGGAGCACGCCCAGGCCAGCACGCTCACCGCCTCGCAGCAGGCCATCTACCTGAACAGCCGCGACGAGCTCTTCGACCGCaagccgcccgccgccgccgccgccgccgcctacGAGGGCAGCCCGCGCTTCGCCAAGGCCGCGGCCGGCGTGGCGGCCCCGCTCGAGGCCGAGGTGGCGCCGGGCTTCGCGCGGACCGTGTCCCCGTACCCGGCCGAGCCCTTCCGCTTCCCCGCGTCCCCGGGCCCGCGGCAGGCCCTGATGCCCCCAAACCTGTGGAGCCTGCGGGCCAAGCCGGGGTCGGCCCGGCTCCCCGGGGAGGACGCGCGGGGCCAGTGGCGGCCGCTGAGCGTGGAGGACGTGGGCGCCTACTCGTACCCGGCCCCCGCCGCGGGCCGCGCGTCGCCCTGCAGCTTCTCGGAACGCTACTacggcagcggcggcggcagcccCAGCAAGAAGGCCGAGGGCCGCGCCAGCCCCCTCTACGCCAGCTACAAGGCCGACAGCTTCTCCGAGGGGGACGACCTCTCGCAGGGCCACCTGGCCGAGCCTCGCTTCCTCCGCGCCGGCGGCGACCTGAGCCTGAGCCCCGGCCGCGCGGCCGACCCGCTGCCCGGCTACGCGCCCAGCCCGGGGGACGCCGAGAGGCTCGGGGTGCAGCTGTGCGGGCCGGGCGGCAGGCCCGAGCCCGAGCACAGCCCCCACAGCTCCAGGGACTCCCTGGAGCCCAGCTCCATGGAGGCGTCCCCGGAGATGCACCCCGCCGCCCGCCTCAGCCCCCAGCCGGCCTTCCCGCGGACTGGTGGCTCGGGGCTCAGCCGCAAGGACAGCCTCACGAAGGCCCAGCTCTACGGAACCTTGCTCAACTGA